One genomic region from Cellulomonas hominis encodes:
- a CDS encoding TetR/AcrR family transcriptional regulator → MPRRVDRDQRRAEIVDAALRVVAREGLDGATTRAIADEARCTLSVLAHFFGGKEGLLVAAQTEVLDRIVRRAFRSSGELMGLEALAGALDAALPLDAERSADAAANAAFAAAALAHPDLAAARRSSRADIRRVLDGCLAEAREAAELRDGVDDGAVVQEFFVLAEGAALSVGLDGDGDPEVTARVRRQAAEFVDRLRRPGPAAPR, encoded by the coding sequence GTGCCCAGGCGGGTCGACCGGGACCAGCGGCGCGCGGAGATCGTCGACGCCGCGCTGCGCGTCGTCGCGCGCGAGGGGCTGGACGGGGCCACCACCCGCGCGATCGCGGACGAGGCGCGCTGCACGCTGAGCGTGCTCGCGCACTTCTTCGGCGGCAAGGAGGGGCTGCTGGTCGCCGCGCAGACCGAGGTGCTCGACCGGATCGTCCGGCGCGCCTTCCGGTCCTCGGGTGAGCTGATGGGCCTCGAGGCCCTCGCGGGCGCCCTGGACGCGGCGCTCCCGCTCGACGCGGAGCGGTCCGCCGACGCCGCGGCCAACGCCGCCTTCGCCGCGGCGGCCCTTGCGCACCCGGACCTGGCCGCCGCGCGCCGGAGCAGCCGCGCGGACATCCGCCGGGTGCTGGACGGCTGCCTCGCGGAGGCCCGCGAGGCGGCCGAGCTGCGCGACGGCGTCGACGACGGCGCGGTCGTCCAGGAGTTCTTCGTGCTCGCGGAGGGCGCCGCGCTGTCCGTGGGGCTGGACGGCGACGGCGACCCCGAGGTCACGGCACGGGTGCGGCGGCAGGCGGCGGAGTTCGTCGACCGGCTGCGGCGTCCCGGGCCCGCTGCTCCGCGCTGA
- a CDS encoding GH1 family beta-glucosidase, with the protein MPRDLPPGFRFGAATSAYQVEGAWDADGKGPSIWDEFTSRPGVIRNGDTGRVAIDHYHRYAEDAALLTGLDDYRFSISWPRVVPGGTGPVNPAGLDFYDRLVDALLAAGVRPVPTLYHWDLPLALQADGGWLDRRTAHAFADYAGHVVDRLGDRVHDWLTLNEINVHTLYGHGLTDHAPALGLGLGALAAGHHQLLAHGLGTAVLRAAGPGHRVGIAQQHFPVEAASDAPEDVAAAELFRVVTNWAYSDPILLGRYPEGVEELLPVHGGALDADLAVIAAPLDVYGVNYYEPARVEAPRAGKDYRGVMEVDVPDGLPFSPVPVDCAERTDFGWAVVPEALTAVLVALRDRYPGLPPVVVTEFGASYRDPDPDPVTGRVADPRRVAFLDAHLGAVADAVAAGVDVRGAYVWSAFDNVEWAAGFEERFGLVHVDRATQARTPKDSWSWWLGVSAEQRARDAAAGRRTPPPAAAPVP; encoded by the coding sequence GTGCCCCGAGACCTGCCGCCCGGATTCCGCTTCGGCGCCGCCACCTCCGCCTACCAGGTGGAGGGCGCGTGGGACGCCGACGGGAAGGGCCCGAGCATCTGGGACGAGTTCACGTCCCGCCCCGGCGTGATCCGGAACGGCGACACCGGCCGCGTCGCGATCGACCACTACCACCGGTACGCCGAGGACGCCGCGCTCCTCACCGGGCTCGACGACTACCGGTTCTCGATCTCCTGGCCGCGGGTCGTCCCGGGCGGCACCGGGCCGGTGAACCCCGCCGGGCTCGACTTCTACGACCGGCTGGTGGACGCGCTGCTCGCCGCCGGCGTCCGCCCGGTGCCCACGCTGTACCACTGGGACCTCCCGCTGGCCCTGCAGGCGGACGGGGGGTGGCTGGACCGCCGGACGGCGCACGCGTTCGCGGACTACGCGGGGCACGTGGTCGACCGGCTCGGCGACCGGGTGCACGACTGGCTCACGCTCAACGAGATCAACGTGCACACGCTCTACGGCCACGGGCTGACGGACCACGCGCCGGCGCTCGGCCTCGGGCTGGGTGCGCTCGCCGCGGGGCACCACCAGCTCCTCGCGCACGGACTCGGCACGGCGGTGCTGCGGGCCGCGGGACCCGGGCACCGCGTCGGGATCGCCCAGCAGCACTTCCCGGTCGAGGCCGCGTCGGACGCCCCGGAGGACGTCGCCGCCGCCGAGCTGTTCCGCGTCGTCACCAACTGGGCGTACTCCGACCCGATCCTGCTGGGCCGCTACCCCGAGGGCGTCGAGGAGCTGCTCCCGGTGCACGGCGGCGCGCTGGACGCCGACCTCGCCGTGATCGCCGCGCCGCTCGACGTGTACGGGGTGAACTACTACGAGCCCGCCCGCGTCGAGGCGCCGCGGGCCGGCAAGGACTACCGCGGCGTCATGGAGGTCGACGTCCCGGACGGGCTGCCGTTCTCCCCCGTGCCGGTGGACTGCGCGGAGCGGACCGACTTCGGCTGGGCCGTCGTCCCGGAGGCGCTGACCGCGGTGCTGGTCGCGCTGCGCGACCGGTACCCCGGCCTGCCGCCGGTCGTGGTGACCGAGTTCGGCGCGTCCTACCGCGACCCCGACCCGGACCCGGTCACCGGCCGGGTGGCGGACCCGCGCCGGGTCGCGTTCCTCGACGCGCACCTCGGCGCGGTCGCCGACGCGGTGGCCGCGGGGGTGGACGTCCGCGGCGCCTACGTGTGGTCGGCGTTCGACAACGTCGAGTGGGCCGCCGGGTTCGAGGAGCGGTTCGGGCTGGTGCACGTCGACCGCGCGACGCAGGCCCGCACGCCGAAGGACTCGTGGTCCTGGTGGCTCGGGGTCAGCGCGGAGCAGCGGGCCCGGGACGCCGCAGCCGGTCGACGAACTCCGCCGCCTGCCGCCGCACCCGTGCCGTGA
- a CDS encoding MFS transporter, with amino-acid sequence MIHQNAEDAMPESNPPGAPAVAVLAGPRVPTRGWLVAYVLAMVGVAAGWFGPIQVLLPAQADRIAADGKEALLALVTGYGAFASMVANPLWGALSDRLRTRWGRRRPVLVAGTAVGVAGLLVLAAADTPAAMVAGWLLVQVGLNGPLAALAAMLADHVPERRRGTVGAWFGIAQTIGVVAGTAVAVAAGEGPLGYVALAVAVPCLVTALLVVHHEAPGSSPQAPESPRDGLRGLRPTVPFAWAWGVRLALNLVNALVLLYLYFYLQDGVGVDHPGTWVLALTAITALVTAVVAGVAGAASDRRGRRRPFVAASAVLLAAAATLLAAFPVLPVVLAATALVGVGWGLYVAVDLAVLTAVLPDPRTRATMLGVGNVASALPQVLAPVLAAPLVTRAGGYPVLYGVTAALALAALVGVRHLRDAPDSADARADAA; translated from the coding sequence GTGATACACCAAAACGCGGAGGACGCGATGCCGGAGTCGAACCCGCCGGGCGCGCCGGCCGTGGCCGTCCTCGCCGGGCCCCGCGTACCCACCCGGGGGTGGCTCGTCGCGTACGTCCTCGCGATGGTGGGCGTGGCCGCGGGGTGGTTCGGGCCGATCCAGGTGCTGCTGCCCGCCCAGGCCGACCGGATCGCGGCGGACGGCAAGGAGGCGCTGCTGGCCCTCGTGACGGGGTACGGCGCGTTCGCGTCGATGGTCGCCAACCCGCTGTGGGGCGCGCTGTCCGACCGGCTGCGCACGCGGTGGGGACGGCGCCGGCCCGTGCTGGTCGCCGGCACCGCCGTCGGCGTCGCGGGCCTGCTCGTGCTCGCCGCCGCGGACACGCCGGCGGCGATGGTCGCGGGGTGGCTGCTCGTGCAGGTCGGCCTGAACGGGCCGCTCGCCGCGCTGGCGGCCATGCTCGCGGACCACGTCCCGGAGCGGCGGCGCGGGACCGTCGGCGCCTGGTTCGGCATCGCGCAGACGATCGGGGTCGTCGCGGGCACCGCCGTCGCCGTGGCCGCGGGCGAGGGGCCGCTCGGGTACGTCGCGCTGGCCGTGGCCGTGCCGTGCCTGGTGACCGCGCTGCTCGTCGTGCACCACGAGGCGCCCGGCAGCTCCCCGCAGGCGCCCGAGAGCCCGCGGGACGGGCTGCGCGGGCTCCGGCCCACCGTCCCGTTCGCGTGGGCCTGGGGCGTGCGGCTCGCACTCAACCTCGTCAACGCGCTCGTGCTGCTCTACCTGTACTTCTACCTGCAGGACGGCGTCGGGGTGGACCACCCCGGCACCTGGGTCCTGGCGCTCACCGCGATCACCGCCCTCGTCACCGCCGTGGTGGCCGGCGTCGCGGGTGCCGCCTCGGACCGCCGGGGCCGGCGCCGGCCGTTCGTCGCCGCGTCCGCGGTGCTGCTGGCGGCCGCGGCCACGCTGCTCGCTGCGTTCCCCGTGCTGCCGGTCGTGCTGGCGGCGACGGCGCTGGTCGGCGTCGGCTGGGGCCTGTACGTGGCCGTCGACCTGGCCGTGCTCACCGCCGTGCTGCCCGACCCGCGCACCCGGGCGACCATGCTCGGCGTCGGGAACGTGGCCTCCGCGCTGCCGCAGGTGCTCGCGCCGGTGCTCGCCGCGCCGCTGGTCACCCGCGCCGGCGGGTACCCCGTGCTGTACGGCGTGACCGCCGCCCTCGCGCTCGCCGCGCTCGTCGGCGTCCGCCACCTGCGCGACGCGCCCGACTCCGCCGACGCCCGCGCCGACGCGGCGTGA
- a CDS encoding class I SAM-dependent methyltransferase produces the protein MTTDDAPGPQLASAGYRDVPAAAAEGAGRRWWDANAGDYLDEHGAFLGDDDFVWCPEGLREADAHLLGDVAGRRVLEVGSGAAQCSRWLAAHGALAVATDVSAGMLGAAAAVDRARAADAGREAGPVAGRAVAVPLVQADARTLPFPDASFDVVFTAYGAIPFVPDARRVHAEAARVLRPGGRWVCSVTHPVRWAFPDDPGPPGLTAERSYFDRRPYVEADDRGRVLYAEYHRTLGDHVADLVGAGLVLDALVEPEWPEGHDRTWGGWSPLRGRLLPGTAILVSHRP, from the coding sequence GTGACGACCGACGACGCGCCGGGCCCGCAGCTCGCCTCCGCGGGGTACCGCGACGTGCCCGCCGCGGCCGCCGAGGGTGCCGGCCGGCGCTGGTGGGACGCGAACGCCGGGGACTACCTCGACGAGCACGGCGCCTTCCTCGGGGACGACGACTTCGTCTGGTGCCCCGAGGGCCTGCGGGAGGCCGACGCGCACCTGCTGGGCGACGTCGCCGGACGGCGGGTGCTCGAGGTCGGCTCGGGCGCGGCGCAGTGCTCGCGCTGGCTGGCCGCGCACGGCGCGCTGGCGGTGGCGACCGACGTGTCCGCCGGGATGCTCGGCGCGGCCGCGGCGGTGGACCGGGCGCGCGCCGCCGACGCGGGGCGCGAGGCCGGGCCGGTCGCCGGGCGGGCGGTCGCCGTGCCGCTCGTGCAGGCCGACGCCCGGACGCTGCCGTTCCCGGACGCCTCGTTCGACGTCGTGTTCACCGCCTACGGCGCCATCCCGTTCGTGCCGGACGCGCGGCGGGTGCACGCCGAGGCGGCGCGGGTGCTGCGGCCGGGCGGGCGCTGGGTGTGCTCGGTGACCCACCCGGTGCGGTGGGCGTTCCCCGACGACCCCGGGCCGCCCGGGCTCACCGCGGAGCGCTCGTACTTCGACCGGCGGCCCTACGTCGAGGCGGACGACCGCGGGCGGGTGCTGTACGCCGAGTACCACCGGACCCTCGGCGACCACGTGGCCGACCTGGTGGGCGCCGGGCTGGTGCTGGACGCGCTGGTCGAGCCGGAGTGGCCCGAGGGCCACGACCGGACGTGGGGCGGCTGGAGCCCCCTGCGCGGACGCCTGCTCCCGGGCACGGCGATCCTGGTGTCCCACCGCCCCTGA
- a CDS encoding 6-phosphofructokinase, protein MRVGLLTGGGDVPGLNAAIRAVVKRGEGEYGHSIIGFRNGWRGVVDGDIVPLTRNHIRNVLPSGGTLLGTARYHPHASNGGMDGVLATLEAERIEALICIGGDGTLHAASKVAEAGVKIVAIPKTIDNDVWGTDRSIGFETAVGIATEAIDRVHTTAESHNRVMIVEVMGRSAGWIAVTAGIAGGAEVVLAPEEPFDIDKVIKFLKHRHRAHANFSIVVVAEGAVPAEGTSMSYEAPVGQFGEIVAGAITARVKAEIEERTGFDTRVTVLGHVQRGGSPVPADRILGSRFGVAAIDALARGESNVMTALRGEEVVLVPLPEIAGKVKRVPSELLRVARALA, encoded by the coding sequence GTGCGAGTCGGACTGCTCACCGGTGGTGGCGACGTCCCCGGTCTGAACGCGGCGATCCGGGCGGTCGTCAAGCGGGGCGAGGGGGAGTACGGGCACTCCATCATCGGGTTCCGCAACGGCTGGCGCGGCGTGGTGGACGGCGACATCGTGCCGCTGACCCGCAACCACATCCGCAACGTGCTGCCCAGCGGCGGCACCCTCCTCGGCACGGCGCGGTACCACCCGCACGCGTCGAACGGCGGCATGGACGGCGTCCTGGCGACCCTGGAGGCCGAGCGGATCGAAGCGCTGATCTGCATCGGCGGCGACGGCACGCTGCACGCGGCGTCGAAGGTGGCCGAGGCGGGCGTCAAGATCGTCGCGATCCCCAAGACGATCGACAACGACGTCTGGGGCACCGACCGGTCCATCGGCTTCGAGACCGCGGTGGGCATCGCGACCGAGGCGATCGACCGGGTGCACACCACCGCCGAGTCGCACAACCGCGTGATGATCGTCGAGGTCATGGGGCGCAGCGCCGGCTGGATCGCCGTGACCGCCGGGATCGCCGGCGGCGCCGAGGTCGTGCTGGCCCCGGAGGAGCCGTTCGACATCGACAAGGTGATCAAGTTCCTCAAGCACCGGCACCGCGCGCACGCGAACTTCTCGATCGTCGTCGTCGCCGAGGGGGCCGTCCCGGCCGAGGGCACGTCGATGTCGTACGAGGCGCCGGTCGGTCAGTTCGGCGAGATCGTCGCGGGCGCGATCACCGCGCGGGTGAAGGCGGAGATCGAGGAGCGCACCGGGTTCGACACCCGCGTGACGGTGCTCGGCCACGTGCAGCGCGGCGGCAGCCCGGTCCCGGCGGACCGGATCCTCGGCAGCCGGTTCGGCGTCGCCGCGATCGACGCGCTGGCCCGGGGCGAGTCGAACGTCATGACGGCGCTGCGCGGCGAGGAGGTCGTGCTGGTCCCGCTGCCCGAGATCGCGGGCAAGGTGAAGCGCGTCCCGTCGGAGCTGCTCCGGGTGGCGCGCGCCCTGGCCTGA
- the rpsA gene encoding 30S ribosomal protein S1, translated as MSISTPAKPGTPQVAVNDIGTAEDFLAAVDATIKYFNDGDIVEGTIVKVDRDEVLLDIGYKTEGVIPSRELSIKHDVDPGEVVKVGDEVEALVLQKEDKEGRLILSKKRAQYERAWGTIEKIKEEDGVVTGTVIEVVKGGLILDIGLRGFLPASLVEMRRVRDLQPYVGKEIEAKIIELDKNRNNVVLSRRAWLEQTQSEVRSTFLQTLQKGQVRPGVVSSIVNFGAFVDLGGVDGLVHVSELSWKHIDHPSEVVEVGQEVTVEVLDVDFDRERVSLSLKATQEDPWQAFARTHAIGQVVPGKVTKLVPFGAFVRVEDGIEGLVHISELAVRHVEIPEQVVQVGDDVFVKVIDIDLERRRISLSLKQANEGFDPTSEDFDPALYGMAAEYDEEGNYKYPEGFDPATNEWLEGFETQREAWEAQYAKAHERWEAHRKQVLDAVQADAEAASEGASSSSSSSSSSSYSSAPAQEATGTLASDEALAALREKLTGN; from the coding sequence ATGAGCATCTCCACCCCCGCCAAGCCCGGCACCCCGCAGGTCGCGGTCAACGACATCGGCACGGCCGAGGACTTCCTCGCCGCCGTCGACGCCACGATCAAGTACTTCAACGACGGCGACATCGTCGAGGGCACCATCGTCAAGGTCGACCGTGACGAGGTCCTGCTCGACATCGGCTACAAGACCGAGGGCGTCATCCCGTCCCGCGAGCTGTCCATCAAGCACGACGTGGACCCGGGCGAGGTCGTCAAGGTCGGTGACGAGGTCGAGGCCCTCGTCCTCCAGAAGGAGGACAAGGAGGGTCGTCTGATCCTGTCCAAGAAGCGCGCCCAGTACGAGCGCGCCTGGGGCACGATCGAGAAGATCAAGGAGGAGGACGGCGTCGTCACCGGCACCGTCATCGAGGTGGTCAAGGGTGGCCTCATCCTCGACATCGGCCTCCGCGGCTTCCTGCCGGCCTCCCTCGTCGAGATGCGCCGCGTCCGCGACCTCCAGCCGTACGTCGGCAAGGAGATCGAGGCGAAGATCATCGAGCTCGACAAGAACCGCAACAACGTGGTCTTGTCGCGCCGGGCGTGGCTCGAGCAGACGCAGTCCGAGGTCCGTTCCACCTTCCTGCAGACCCTGCAGAAGGGCCAGGTGCGCCCCGGTGTCGTGTCCTCGATCGTCAACTTCGGTGCGTTCGTCGACCTGGGCGGCGTGGACGGGCTCGTGCACGTCTCCGAGCTGTCCTGGAAGCACATCGACCACCCGTCCGAGGTCGTCGAGGTCGGCCAGGAGGTCACGGTCGAGGTCCTGGACGTCGACTTCGACCGCGAGCGGGTCTCGCTGTCGCTGAAGGCGACGCAGGAGGACCCGTGGCAGGCGTTCGCCCGGACGCACGCCATCGGCCAGGTCGTCCCCGGCAAGGTCACCAAGCTCGTCCCGTTCGGTGCGTTCGTGCGCGTCGAGGACGGCATCGAGGGCCTGGTGCACATCTCGGAGCTGGCCGTGCGCCACGTCGAGATCCCGGAGCAGGTCGTGCAGGTCGGCGACGACGTGTTCGTCAAGGTCATCGACATCGACCTGGAGCGCCGCCGCATCTCGCTGTCGCTCAAGCAGGCGAACGAGGGCTTCGACCCGACCTCGGAGGACTTCGACCCCGCGCTGTACGGCATGGCGGCCGAGTACGACGAGGAGGGGAACTACAAGTACCCCGAGGGCTTCGACCCGGCGACCAACGAGTGGCTCGAGGGCTTCGAGACCCAGCGCGAGGCCTGGGAGGCGCAGTACGCCAAGGCCCACGAGCGCTGGGAGGCGCACCGCAAGCAGGTCCTGGACGCCGTCCAGGCCGACGCGGAGGCCGCGTCCGAGGGTGCGTCCTCGTCGTCCTCCTCGTCGTCGAGCTCCTCCTACTCCTCGGCCCCGGCCCAGGAGGCGACCGGCACGCTGGCGTCGGACGAGGCGCTCGCCGCGCTCCGCGAGAAGCTCACCGGCAACTGA
- a CDS encoding ABC transporter ATP-binding protein — translation MGRGIASQPRTYVLAIGTSAAFGALTVAVSRVLGWATDDVVVPAIAGDGVARGRIWLAGGVLALVAVSLAAAVAGRRIFAGMGVADQQAMHRRAVTRQYLRLPMSWHRRHPTGQLLSNASADVEAATGVFNPLPFALGVVVMIAVAAVALLSTDVWLALAALVVLPAAVVANLVFQRRMSPAATRAQQLRAEVADIAHESFEAALLVKSLGTEDREERRFAERAGALRDANVRVGVVRAYFDPVIDMLPSIGTLLVLLVGVWRVSVGAVDTGDIVAAAYLLTLMAVPVRAFGWVLGELPRALVGHDRVARVVDAEGELAAGAVPLTRRPGGAALRMSGVGVRVPGPDGGPVDLLRDVDLDVAPGRVVAVVGPTGAGKTTLVSLVPRLTDPTTGTIAVDGTDVRDLVPGDLTGQVVLVGQQTFVFEDTVRGNVTLCDADDPAAPSDDEVWAALRLARVDGVVRELPGGLDAPLGERGSNLSGGQRQRLAIARALVRRPRLLVLDDATSAVDPRVEQGILTGLREHTGDGGTGPTVLLVAYRMSSVLLADEVVHVAGGRVVDRGTHAELLARDPGYRELATAYEQESERRAARRAEALAAGESAEEDDEDREADALVAAELDEEEAR, via the coding sequence ATGGGCCGCGGGATCGCGTCGCAGCCGCGCACGTACGTCCTGGCCATCGGCACGTCCGCCGCGTTCGGCGCGCTGACGGTCGCCGTGAGCCGGGTGCTCGGCTGGGCGACCGACGACGTCGTGGTCCCGGCCATCGCCGGGGACGGCGTGGCGCGCGGGCGCATCTGGCTCGCGGGGGGCGTGCTCGCGCTGGTCGCGGTCTCGCTGGCCGCGGCGGTCGCCGGGCGGCGCATCTTCGCGGGCATGGGCGTGGCCGACCAGCAGGCCATGCACCGGCGCGCCGTGACCCGGCAGTACCTGCGGCTGCCGATGAGCTGGCACCGCCGGCACCCGACCGGGCAGCTGCTGTCGAACGCCTCGGCGGACGTCGAGGCCGCGACCGGCGTGTTCAACCCGCTGCCCTTCGCGCTCGGCGTCGTCGTGATGATCGCCGTGGCCGCGGTGGCGCTGCTGTCCACCGACGTGTGGCTCGCGCTGGCCGCCCTCGTGGTGCTGCCCGCCGCCGTCGTCGCGAACCTCGTGTTCCAGCGCCGGATGTCCCCGGCCGCGACCCGCGCGCAGCAGCTGCGCGCGGAGGTGGCGGACATCGCGCACGAGAGCTTCGAGGCCGCGCTGCTGGTGAAGTCGCTGGGCACCGAGGACCGCGAGGAGCGCCGGTTCGCCGAGCGCGCGGGCGCCCTCCGGGACGCGAACGTCCGCGTGGGCGTCGTGCGCGCCTACTTCGACCCGGTCATCGACATGCTGCCGAGCATCGGGACGCTGCTCGTGCTGCTGGTCGGCGTGTGGCGGGTGTCCGTCGGCGCGGTCGACACCGGCGACATCGTCGCGGCGGCCTACCTGCTCACCCTGATGGCGGTCCCGGTGCGGGCGTTCGGCTGGGTGCTGGGCGAGCTGCCGCGCGCGCTGGTCGGGCACGACCGGGTGGCGCGCGTCGTCGACGCCGAGGGCGAGCTCGCGGCGGGCGCGGTGCCGCTGACCCGCCGGCCCGGCGGCGCGGCGCTGCGGATGTCCGGCGTCGGCGTGCGGGTGCCCGGCCCGGACGGCGGACCGGTCGACCTGCTGCGGGACGTGGACCTCGACGTCGCGCCCGGCCGCGTGGTCGCGGTCGTCGGCCCGACGGGGGCGGGGAAGACGACGCTGGTGTCGCTCGTCCCGCGGCTCACCGACCCCACGACCGGGACCATCGCCGTCGACGGCACGGACGTGCGCGACCTCGTCCCCGGCGACCTGACCGGCCAGGTGGTCCTGGTCGGGCAGCAGACCTTCGTCTTCGAGGACACCGTGCGCGGCAACGTCACGCTGTGCGACGCCGACGACCCGGCCGCCCCCTCCGACGACGAGGTCTGGGCCGCGCTGCGGCTCGCCCGGGTGGACGGCGTGGTCCGGGAGCTGCCCGGCGGGCTGGACGCCCCGCTGGGCGAGCGCGGCTCGAACCTGTCCGGCGGGCAGCGGCAGCGCCTCGCGATCGCCCGGGCGCTCGTGCGCCGGCCGCGCCTGCTCGTGCTGGACGACGCCACGTCGGCGGTGGACCCGCGGGTGGAGCAGGGCATCCTCACCGGCCTGCGCGAGCACACGGGCGACGGCGGCACCGGCCCGACGGTGCTGCTGGTCGCGTACCGGATGTCCTCGGTGCTGCTGGCCGACGAGGTGGTGCACGTCGCGGGCGGCCGGGTGGTCGACCGCGGCACGCACGCGGAGCTGCTGGCCCGCGACCCCGGCTACCGGGAGCTCGCGACGGCCTACGAGCAGGAGTCGGAGCGCCGTGCCGCCCGCCGGGCCGAGGCCCTGGCCGCGGGGGAGTCCGCCGAGGAGGACGACGAGGACCGCGAGGCCGACGCGCTGGTGGCGGCCGAGCTGGACGAGGAGGAGGCGCGATGA
- a CDS encoding ABC transporter ATP-binding protein: MSAADPADQAGLGGGAEPLGVLGTLRRGVQVSPQLVQGIGLTFLLAVVAAAGKVVVPVAVQQVMDTGILADGGPDVRRVVTLVGAAALALVAGGLCSALVNVRLFRASEAGLAELRVRAFRHVHDLSVLTQNTERRGSLVSRVTSDVDTISMFVQWGGIMLLVSTLQVAVATVLMAVYSWQLTILVWLCFGPLVVALRPLQKRVNAAYTRVRERVGAMLGAVSEAVVGAETIRAYGVQRRVQRTVDARIGATRDAMVHAQNTVSLVFSSGVLVANLVLAVVVVAGTALGVAGELSVGQLLAFLFLVQLFTGPVQQATEVLNELQNAVAGWRRVLGIIDTPVQVADPGPRGVPSPRGPAAVELRGVGFAYPGGPPVLHEVDLHLPAGRSVAVVGATGSGKTTIAKLITRLMDPTDGSVLLDGTDLRTVSTEHLRRRVVMVPQEGFLFDATLAENLVYGLRGADGTAPDPDAAEPELRAALAELGLSDWVAELPAGLDTPVGQRGEALSAGERQLVALTRAYLADADLLVLDEATSAVDPATEVRIARALDSLTTGRSTVTIAHRLSTAEAADLVVVVDAGRVVEVGPHEDLAGRDGVYAAMHRAWVAQTR, from the coding sequence ATGAGCGCGGCGGACCCGGCCGACCAGGCCGGCCTGGGCGGCGGCGCCGAGCCGCTCGGCGTCCTCGGCACCCTGCGCCGCGGCGTGCAGGTCTCCCCGCAGCTCGTGCAGGGCATCGGCCTGACCTTCCTGCTCGCCGTCGTCGCGGCGGCCGGCAAGGTCGTCGTGCCCGTGGCGGTGCAGCAGGTGATGGACACCGGCATCCTCGCGGACGGCGGCCCCGACGTGCGCCGGGTCGTCACGCTGGTGGGCGCCGCCGCCCTCGCGCTGGTCGCGGGCGGGCTGTGCTCCGCGCTGGTGAACGTGCGGCTGTTCCGGGCCTCCGAAGCCGGGCTCGCGGAGCTGCGGGTCCGGGCGTTCCGGCACGTGCACGACCTGTCCGTGCTCACGCAGAACACCGAGCGCCGCGGGTCCCTGGTCTCGCGCGTCACCTCGGACGTCGACACGATCTCGATGTTCGTGCAGTGGGGCGGCATCATGCTGCTGGTCTCGACGCTGCAGGTCGCCGTCGCGACGGTGCTCATGGCCGTCTACTCGTGGCAGCTCACGATCCTGGTGTGGCTGTGCTTCGGGCCCCTGGTCGTGGCGCTGCGGCCGCTGCAGAAGCGGGTGAACGCGGCCTACACCCGGGTGCGCGAGCGCGTCGGGGCGATGCTCGGCGCGGTGTCCGAGGCCGTCGTCGGCGCCGAGACGATCCGGGCGTACGGCGTGCAGCGCCGGGTGCAGCGGACCGTGGACGCCCGGATCGGCGCGACCCGGGACGCGATGGTGCACGCGCAGAACACCGTGTCGCTGGTGTTCTCCTCGGGCGTCCTGGTCGCGAACCTCGTGCTCGCGGTCGTCGTGGTCGCCGGGACGGCGCTGGGCGTGGCCGGCGAGCTCAGCGTCGGCCAGCTGCTGGCCTTCCTGTTCCTCGTGCAGCTGTTCACCGGCCCGGTGCAGCAGGCCACCGAGGTGCTCAACGAGCTGCAGAACGCCGTCGCCGGCTGGCGCCGGGTGCTGGGCATCATCGACACGCCCGTGCAGGTGGCCGACCCCGGCCCGCGCGGCGTGCCGTCGCCCCGCGGACCGGCGGCGGTCGAGCTGCGCGGCGTCGGCTTCGCCTACCCGGGCGGGCCGCCGGTGCTGCACGAGGTGGACCTGCACCTGCCGGCGGGCCGCTCGGTCGCCGTCGTGGGCGCCACCGGCTCCGGCAAGACGACGATCGCCAAGCTCATCACCCGCCTGATGGACCCGACGGACGGCTCGGTGCTGCTGGACGGCACCGACCTGCGCACGGTCAGCACCGAGCACCTGCGCCGGCGGGTCGTCATGGTGCCGCAGGAGGGGTTCCTGTTCGACGCCACGCTCGCGGAGAACCTGGTCTACGGCCTGCGCGGCGCCGACGGCACCGCCCCCGACCCGGACGCCGCGGAGCCGGAGCTGCGCGCGGCGCTGGCGGAGCTCGGGCTGTCGGACTGGGTCGCGGAGCTCCCGGCCGGCCTGGACACGCCGGTCGGCCAGCGCGGCGAGGCGCTGTCCGCGGGGGAGCGGCAGCTCGTCGCGCTCACCCGCGCGTACCTGGCGGACGCCGACCTGCTCGTCCTGGACGAGGCCACCTCCGCTGTCGACCCGGCGACCGAGGTGCGGATCGCCCGGGCGCTCGACTCGCTGACCACGGGCCGCAGCACGGTGACGATCGCGCACCGGCTGTCGACGGCGGAGGCGGCCGACCTGGTGGTGGTCGTGGACGCCGGGCGGGTCGTCGAGGTCGGCCCGCACGAGGACCTGGCCGGGCGCGACGGCGTGTACGCCGCGATGCACCGGGCGTGGGTGGCGCAGACGCGCTGA
- the hisI gene encoding phosphoribosyl-AMP cyclohydrolase: MAQHSSVPSVPVRPSALDPAVAARLSRDAAGLVAAVVQQHDTGEVLMVGWMDDEAVHRTLTSGRVTFWSRSRQEYWRKGDTSGHAQYVKSVALDCDGDALLVRVDQVGAACHTGTRTCFEAGGPLDAVVGERPSATAGEQP, translated from the coding sequence GTGGCACAGCACTCCTCCGTCCCGTCCGTCCCCGTCCGCCCCTCGGCGCTCGACCCGGCCGTCGCGGCGCGCCTGTCCCGGGACGCCGCCGGCCTGGTCGCCGCGGTCGTGCAGCAGCACGACACCGGCGAGGTGCTCATGGTCGGCTGGATGGACGACGAGGCGGTGCACCGCACCCTGACCTCCGGCCGCGTGACGTTCTGGAGCCGGTCGCGGCAGGAGTACTGGCGCAAGGGCGACACGTCCGGGCACGCGCAGTACGTGAAGTCGGTCGCCCTCGACTGCGACGGCGACGCGCTGCTCGTGCGGGTCGACCAGGTCGGCGCGGCCTGCCACACGGGCACGCGCACCTGCTTCGAGGCCGGCGGCCCGCTGGACGCCGTCGTGGGCGAGCGCCCCTCGGCCACCGCGGGGGAGCAGCCGTGA